One region of Peribacillus simplex genomic DNA includes:
- a CDS encoding lipid II flippase Amj family protein: protein MELLTEKLILISLFIFIIHSIETLAYAVRLSGARVRLLASALSLFNLMVMISRLANMMQQPFTGSLVDNAPKVNTLEFVENQYRIIIGSSTLGTIIGILLLPTFIAIFSRAIVHLSEERGSIPALIKKGLTFEYIKRGVKHIHLPKFSYLKDIRLEDIPIRLFLINMVITAIYTIGVLSALYAALIAPERATTAIMASGLINGIATILLIIFIDPKISILADDVINQKGSYLNLKGVSLMMVTSRLLGTILAQVFFIPGAGYIAWFTKFIV from the coding sequence ATGGAACTCTTAACAGAAAAATTAATTCTTATATCTCTATTTATATTTATTATCCATTCTATCGAAACACTTGCATATGCAGTCAGATTATCTGGTGCAAGGGTAAGATTGTTAGCTTCAGCTCTATCCTTATTTAACTTGATGGTTATGATTTCTCGATTAGCGAATATGATGCAGCAACCATTTACAGGGAGCCTGGTTGATAATGCTCCAAAAGTAAATACCCTAGAGTTTGTTGAAAACCAATATAGAATCATTATTGGTTCATCAACATTAGGAACAATTATAGGTATTCTTTTACTTCCTACTTTTATTGCAATTTTTTCAAGGGCTATTGTTCATTTATCTGAAGAAAGAGGTTCTATACCAGCTTTAATAAAAAAGGGATTAACTTTCGAATACATTAAACGTGGGGTAAAACACATTCATTTACCAAAGTTTTCTTACTTAAAGGATATTAGATTGGAAGATATTCCTATAAGATTGTTCTTAATTAATATGGTAATAACTGCAATCTATACAATTGGGGTGTTATCTGCGTTATATGCTGCTTTAATAGCTCCAGAAAGAGCAACAACAGCTATTATGGCATCGGGTCTAATAAATGGAATAGCTACAATTTTACTTATAATTTTTATTGACCCTAAAATATCTATTCTTGCGGATGACGTAATAAATCAGAAGGGAAGTTACCTTAATCTCAAAGGTGTATCTCTTATGATGGTTACTTCTCGTTTATTAGGAACGATACTAGCTCAAGTATTTTTTATTCCAGGGGCAGGATATATTGCGTGGTTTACCAAATTTATTGTCTAA
- the ltrA gene encoding group II intron reverse transcriptase/maturase, with amino-acid sequence METKLLRIAELAKSEPEMKFTSLAHLLNEQSLTQCHHELPNKKATGVNGTTKEQYSENLEENIKDLVSRLKSKSYRPVPERRMYIPKLNSTKKRPLGIPEHEDKIVQKGITKILNTIYENDFLDCSFGFRPNRNCHDALKILNHYIEKKSVSYVVDVDIKGFFDNVDHKWMMEFLNLRVTDPNLQRIISRFLKGGYMEEGKKYKTDNGTPQGGVISPILANVYLHYVLDLWFEKVVRKQCKGQAYIVRYADDFVCCFQHKSEAQQFFHSLKLRLKKFNLEIAEDKTKIIPFGRFAENNAKRDGSNKPDTFDFLGFTHYCGKSKQGKFRVKRKSSNKKVQGKLKESKEWLKINRNKDIHTIMDRFKRSLIGYYNYYCMTDNIQMVNNFKERLEYLLFKWLNRRSQRKSFTWDKFNLFLRKYPLPSPRIKVNIYELRKEISYLL; translated from the coding sequence ATGGAAACAAAACTACTAAGGATAGCAGAATTAGCAAAATCCGAGCCTGAAATGAAATTTACATCTCTTGCGCATTTATTAAATGAGCAATCGCTAACACAGTGTCATCATGAACTACCTAATAAAAAGGCGACTGGTGTTAACGGAACGACTAAAGAACAATACAGCGAAAACTTGGAAGAAAATATAAAGGATTTAGTAAGTAGGCTTAAAAGCAAAAGTTATCGCCCTGTTCCAGAAAGAAGGATGTATATCCCAAAACTCAATTCTACCAAGAAAAGGCCTTTGGGGATACCGGAACATGAGGATAAAATTGTACAAAAAGGCATTACAAAAATACTAAATACTATCTATGAAAATGACTTCCTAGATTGTTCATTTGGTTTCCGTCCTAATAGAAATTGCCATGATGCGCTGAAAATACTGAACCATTATATTGAAAAGAAATCAGTAAGTTATGTAGTGGATGTAGATATCAAGGGTTTCTTTGACAACGTTGACCACAAGTGGATGATGGAGTTCTTGAACCTCCGAGTCACCGACCCTAACCTACAGAGAATAATCAGCAGGTTTCTTAAAGGTGGATACATGGAGGAAGGTAAGAAGTACAAAACAGATAACGGTACACCGCAAGGTGGAGTAATATCTCCGATATTAGCGAATGTATATCTCCATTACGTTCTCGACTTATGGTTTGAGAAAGTGGTTAGGAAACAATGTAAAGGGCAGGCCTACATAGTAAGATATGCAGATGACTTTGTTTGTTGTTTTCAACATAAAAGTGAAGCTCAGCAATTCTTCCATTCATTAAAGCTTAGATTGAAGAAGTTTAACTTAGAGATAGCCGAGGATAAAACGAAAATTATACCCTTTGGGAGGTTTGCAGAAAATAATGCAAAGCGAGATGGGAGTAATAAACCGGATACCTTTGATTTCCTAGGGTTTACTCACTATTGCGGGAAAAGCAAACAAGGGAAATTTCGAGTGAAACGGAAATCTAGTAATAAGAAAGTCCAAGGTAAACTAAAAGAATCTAAAGAATGGCTGAAGATTAATAGAAATAAAGATATTCATACGATCATGGATAGATTTAAACGCTCACTCATAGGTTATTACAACTATTATTGTATGACCGATAACATACAAATGGTTAACAACTTCAAAGAGAGACTCGAATACTTACTATTTAAATGGCTAAACAGAAGAAGCCAAAGAAAGTCCTTTACATGGGATAAATTTAATCTCTTTCTCCGTAAATATCCACTGCCTTCACCAAGAATCAAAGTGAATATCTATGAACTAAGAAAAGAGATTAGCTACCTTCTGTAA
- a CDS encoding helix-turn-helix transcriptional regulator, whose translation MKNKLEIIRKQHGVKQEELAAALEVSRQTIGSLENGRYNPSIILAFKIARYFNLSIEEIFIYEEEINNEK comes from the coding sequence TTGAAAAATAAGCTAGAAATAATCCGAAAACAGCATGGAGTTAAACAGGAGGAACTTGCCGCAGCCTTAGAGGTATCTAGACAAACGATTGGGTCTTTAGAAAATGGGCGATATAACCCTTCAATAATTCTAGCTTTTAAGATTGCACGTTATTTTAATTTAAGCATTGAAGAAATTTTTATCTACGAGGAGGAAATAAATAATGAAAAATAA
- a CDS encoding DinB family protein has protein sequence MTNVKDIISDQFLANANDPSWYKPFSESVENLTEEQALWKPSKDSNSIAEIVQHLIYWNQTWQTRYEKSNVDAVSSIGDNNRSFLSPEYMCFNDLKKILLEVLLKWEGLLTNEKIESDVIGFPEKVKWWQILGNATTHNAYHIGQIIYIRKLQNSWKANA, from the coding sequence ATGACCAACGTAAAAGATATTATTTCTGACCAGTTCTTAGCGAATGCTAATGACCCTAGTTGGTACAAACCATTTTCAGAATCAGTTGAAAATTTGACGGAAGAACAGGCTTTATGGAAGCCAAGCAAAGATAGTAACAGTATAGCTGAAATTGTACAACATCTGATTTATTGGAATCAAACTTGGCAAACCAGGTACGAAAAATCCAACGTAGACGCTGTATCTTCAATCGGAGATAATAATCGGAGCTTTTTAAGTCCTGAATATATGTGCTTTAACGATTTGAAAAAAATCTTATTAGAAGTCCTTTTAAAGTGGGAAGGGTTATTAACTAATGAAAAAATAGAAAGTGATGTTATAGGTTTTCCTGAAAAAGTTAAGTGGTGGCAAATTCTTGGAAATGCAACTACCCATAATGCATATCATATCGGTCAAATTATTTATATAAGGAAACTGCAAAACAGTTGGAAGGCGAATGCATGA
- a CDS encoding haloacid dehalogenase-like hydrolase translates to MNKRTKLKALFGMIVICLFLYASLGTAASGKAVSTPQNREGHCIQVLDKGKWAPDTYKSVQNLIDKHCAGSTGYDPNRKPYVVFDWDHTSIMNDTEEALFLYQIDHLAYNMQPEEFYEVIKKNVPDGPFSQEFKNLQGNAVTLKEIAEDLKRDYEFLYSNYNGMNGKERLETLHSTDQFKDFKAKMYFLYEAIGETYGVEIGYPWVLYLFANMSTEEVQQLAEASNDYNLGAEMASVTLISPGSMLGKAGTVQVTYKTGLRLASEIANLMHTFMENGIDVFVISASMEEVVEVFSSNPKYGYNVPKENVFGMRLKKKEGITQAEYVDNWPITAREGKVEVIEHAISKTRGGYGPIFVAGDSSTDYEMLTIKSLKLGLIINRLKTGDIGKLAKTAAERMGKNNPKYVLQGRNENTGLWIPTEYTIKLGSNEEKLLTNP, encoded by the coding sequence ATGAATAAGAGAACCAAATTAAAAGCTTTATTTGGCATGATCGTTATTTGCTTGTTTTTGTATGCTTCCTTAGGAACGGCTGCAAGCGGAAAAGCAGTTTCGACTCCGCAAAATAGGGAGGGCCATTGTATTCAAGTGCTGGATAAAGGGAAATGGGCTCCTGACACCTATAAGTCTGTTCAAAACCTAATTGATAAGCATTGTGCTGGAAGTACAGGATACGATCCAAATCGAAAACCTTATGTTGTTTTTGATTGGGATCATACGAGCATCATGAATGATACGGAGGAGGCCCTCTTTCTTTATCAAATTGATCACTTGGCATATAACATGCAACCGGAAGAGTTTTATGAAGTGATCAAAAAGAATGTGCCGGATGGACCCTTTTCACAAGAGTTTAAAAACCTTCAAGGAAATGCGGTAACTCTGAAGGAAATCGCCGAGGATCTGAAGCGCGATTACGAATTCCTTTATTCCAACTATAATGGGATGAATGGAAAAGAGAGGTTAGAAACGCTTCATTCAACTGATCAGTTTAAAGATTTTAAAGCGAAAATGTACTTTCTGTATGAGGCCATTGGGGAAACATACGGTGTTGAAATCGGATATCCATGGGTGCTTTATTTATTTGCCAACATGTCGACCGAAGAAGTACAGCAGCTTGCAGAGGCTTCAAATGATTATAATTTAGGGGCGGAAATGGCATCGGTGACGCTTATAAGTCCTGGGTCAATGTTAGGAAAAGCCGGTACTGTTCAAGTTACCTATAAAACGGGACTGCGTCTGGCCTCGGAAATCGCAAACTTAATGCATACTTTTATGGAGAATGGGATTGACGTTTTTGTTATTTCGGCTTCGATGGAAGAGGTGGTGGAGGTATTTTCGTCAAATCCAAAATACGGCTACAACGTTCCAAAGGAAAATGTCTTTGGGATGAGATTAAAAAAGAAGGAAGGAATTACTCAAGCAGAATATGTAGACAATTGGCCGATCACTGCTCGAGAAGGTAAGGTGGAAGTGATCGAACACGCCATCTCCAAAACGCGGGGCGGATACGGTCCGATATTCGTAGCGGGAGACAGCAGCACAGATTATGAAATGCTGACAATAAAGAGTTTGAAACTCGGTTTAATTATCAACCGCCTCAAAACAGGTGATATCGGCAAGCTTGCGAAAACAGCTGCAGAACGGATGGGCAAAAACAACCCGAAATATGTTCTCCAAGGAAGAAATGAGAATACAGGCTTATGGATACCGACTGAATACACGATCAAGCTTGGATCAAATGAAGAAAAATTGTTGACGAATCCATAA
- a CDS encoding DNA alkylation repair protein codes for MNLEMVMQELEALGKERTKKIYISNGAHEPLFGVATGAMKPIAKKIKISQSLAEELYSTGNYDAMYFAGIIADPKAMTESDYDRWMDAAYFYMLSDFVVAVTLSESDIAQEVADKWIASGEELRMSAGWSCYCWLLGNRLDVEFSESKISNMLDIVKNTIHDSPEQTKSAMNNFLYTVAISYVPLHEKAVETAKAIGIVEVKRDKKKSSILNAYESIQKAVDKGRLGFKRKHVRC; via the coding sequence ATGAATTTAGAAATGGTTATGCAGGAGCTTGAAGCCCTTGGCAAGGAACGAACTAAAAAAATATACATATCCAATGGTGCGCATGAGCCGCTTTTTGGCGTGGCTACAGGAGCTATGAAACCAATTGCAAAGAAAATAAAAATAAGTCAAAGCTTAGCTGAAGAGCTTTATTCCACGGGGAACTATGATGCAATGTACTTTGCAGGCATTATTGCAGACCCAAAAGCCATGACTGAGTCGGATTATGATCGTTGGATGGATGCTGCGTATTTTTATATGCTGTCCGATTTTGTAGTGGCTGTAACTTTATCAGAGTCAGATATTGCACAAGAAGTTGCAGATAAATGGATCGCAAGCGGTGAAGAGCTGAGAATGTCAGCGGGCTGGAGTTGCTACTGCTGGCTTTTAGGGAATCGACTAGACGTTGAATTTTCAGAAAGCAAGATTTCCAATATGCTTGACATTGTGAAAAATACGATTCACGATTCGCCAGAACAAACGAAATCCGCTATGAATAATTTTCTATACACCGTGGCGATTTCATATGTGCCACTCCATGAAAAGGCAGTCGAGACCGCAAAGGCAATAGGAATAGTAGAAGTCAAACGGGACAAGAAAAAAAGCAGTATTCTAAATGCTTACGAAAGTATTCAAAAAGCAGTTGATAAAGGAAGGCTTGGTTTTAAACGCAAACATGTAAGATGTTAA
- the brnQ gene encoding branched-chain amino acid transport system II carrier protein: MSNKVPFSFIVVIGLMLFALFFGAGNLIFPPMLGQSAGTNIWSANAGFLVTGVGLPLLGVMALGFSGKDDLQSLASRVHPVFGIVFTTVLYLAIGPLFAMPRTGNVSFEIGVKPFLPEGFGPLPLLIFTIIFFTISCLLSLNPAKFVEIVGKILTPIKLTFIGILVVVAFVHPIGDFQAPAKSYTIQPFFNGFKEGYLTMDTLASFVFGIIIINAIKEKGAKTKKQIMIVCGKATAIAAVILATFYSALSYMGASSVEKFGHLDNGGNVLAKVSDYYFGAYGGLLLGLMITVACITTSVGLITSCSTYFHKLFPKLPYKTIAISLSIFSAIIANIGLTELIAISVPVMTAIYPLAIVLIFLTFFHSMFKGRPEVYQGSLFLTFIISLMDGLNGAGIHISSINDFFTEILPMYDTGLGWVIPAIVGGIIGYAFSILRPGHNHQID; the protein is encoded by the coding sequence TTGTCTAATAAAGTACCATTTTCATTTATAGTAGTGATTGGGTTAATGTTATTTGCCCTATTCTTCGGGGCAGGAAATCTAATTTTCCCGCCAATGCTTGGTCAGTCAGCTGGAACGAATATCTGGTCAGCTAATGCAGGCTTTCTAGTAACCGGAGTAGGATTACCGTTACTTGGTGTAATGGCACTGGGTTTTTCGGGAAAAGATGATCTACAATCATTAGCAAGCCGCGTCCATCCCGTGTTTGGTATTGTATTCACAACCGTTCTTTATTTAGCCATTGGTCCATTATTTGCAATGCCAAGAACAGGAAACGTTTCTTTTGAGATCGGTGTCAAACCATTTTTGCCGGAAGGTTTCGGGCCGCTGCCTTTACTTATTTTCACCATCATCTTTTTTACGATTTCGTGCCTTCTTTCGCTCAATCCTGCGAAATTTGTCGAAATTGTGGGGAAAATTTTAACACCCATCAAGTTAACGTTCATTGGAATCCTGGTGGTAGTCGCTTTTGTTCATCCAATTGGTGATTTTCAAGCACCTGCCAAAAGCTATACGATTCAACCATTTTTCAACGGGTTCAAAGAAGGCTATTTAACAATGGACACTCTTGCATCTTTTGTTTTTGGAATCATCATCATTAATGCCATAAAAGAAAAAGGTGCTAAAACAAAAAAACAAATAATGATCGTTTGTGGAAAAGCGACCGCAATTGCTGCCGTTATCCTTGCTACCTTTTATTCAGCTCTCTCTTATATGGGTGCTTCAAGTGTCGAGAAATTTGGACACTTGGATAATGGAGGAAATGTCTTAGCAAAAGTCTCGGATTACTATTTTGGAGCATATGGTGGGCTATTATTGGGATTGATGATCACAGTAGCTTGTATAACGACGAGCGTTGGACTCATTACATCGTGCTCGACGTACTTCCATAAATTATTTCCAAAGCTGCCTTACAAAACAATTGCAATAAGCTTATCCATATTTAGTGCAATAATTGCCAATATTGGACTAACTGAGTTAATTGCAATTTCCGTACCTGTAATGACAGCCATTTATCCATTGGCCATTGTATTGATTTTCTTAACATTTTTCCATTCCATGTTTAAAGGAAGGCCTGAAGTTTATCAAGGCAGCTTATTTTTAACATTCATCATCAGTTTAATGGATGGATTAAATGGAGCAGGGATTCACATTTCATCCATCAATGATTTCTTCACTGAAATCCTTCCAATGTACGATACAGGGCTAGGGTGGGTCATCCCTGCAATAGTCGGAGGAATCATTGGGTATGCCTTCAGCATCTTACGTCCGGGTCATAATCATCAAATTGATTAA
- a CDS encoding DinB family protein encodes MILLERRALIVSALPEYEEEIGRWLWCLEDVRRTLITELTGISQNSLDSKMDERQTIGSLLYHIALVEADWLYEEVLVTEWDSEIRALLPLECRADDGSLTHIEGQTLEEHFYRLNKVRQVFLSNFRSMNLKDWRKPRVLDQYDVTPEWVVYHLIEHESHHRGQIFQLLRKLRTNKKIQEMGF; translated from the coding sequence ATGATCCTGTTGGAGAGAAGAGCGTTAATTGTATCTGCATTACCGGAATATGAAGAAGAAATTGGGCGGTGGCTATGGTGTTTAGAAGATGTTCGCCGTACGCTTATAACGGAATTAACTGGAATCAGTCAAAATTCACTCGATTCGAAAATGGATGAAAGGCAAACGATTGGCTCGCTGTTATATCACATAGCATTGGTCGAGGCAGATTGGTTATACGAGGAGGTACTTGTTACGGAATGGGATTCGGAAATCCGTGCTTTGCTTCCATTGGAATGCCGTGCTGATGATGGCTCCCTAACACATATTGAAGGACAAACATTAGAAGAACATTTCTACCGCCTTAATAAAGTACGTCAAGTTTTTCTGTCAAACTTCCGTTCAATGAATCTAAAGGATTGGCGTAAACCGAGGGTGCTTGACCAATATGACGTCACGCCTGAGTGGGTCGTTTACCATTTGATTGAACATGAATCACATCATAGGGGGCAAATTTTTCAATTGCTGAGGAAATTACGAACGAATAAGAAGATACAAGAAATGGGATTTTAA
- the sdaAA gene encoding L-serine ammonia-lyase, iron-sulfur-dependent, subunit alpha: MFRNVAELVELAESKNVKIAEIMILQEMEFSGLSREQIIEKMDRNLTVMEQAVERGLKGVQSVTGLTGGDAVLLQNYIKTGKALGGNLLLDAVSKAVATNEVNAAMGMICATPTAGSAGVVPGTLFAVKEKLNPTRAEMIEFLFTSAAFGFVVANNASISGAAGGCQAEVGSASGMAAAAIVELAGGTPSQAAEAMAITLKNMLGLVCDPVAGLVEVPCVKRNAMGASNAITAADMALAGITSRIPCDEVIDAMYKIGLTMPVALRETAEGGLAATPTGRKLAKEIFGSYK, from the coding sequence ATGTTCCGAAATGTAGCAGAGTTGGTTGAACTTGCTGAAAGTAAAAATGTAAAAATCGCGGAAATCATGATTTTACAAGAAATGGAATTCTCCGGCTTGTCGAGAGAACAGATCATTGAAAAGATGGACAGGAATTTGACGGTGATGGAACAAGCGGTGGAAAGAGGTCTGAAAGGGGTGCAATCCGTTACAGGCCTAACGGGCGGGGATGCCGTTCTTTTGCAAAATTATATCAAGACGGGCAAGGCACTCGGAGGCAATTTATTATTGGATGCCGTCAGTAAAGCGGTTGCGACGAACGAAGTGAATGCAGCAATGGGGATGATTTGTGCCACTCCTACTGCCGGTTCTGCGGGCGTGGTTCCCGGTACGTTGTTTGCCGTGAAAGAAAAACTAAACCCGACCCGGGCAGAGATGATTGAATTTCTTTTCACCTCCGCTGCCTTCGGATTCGTGGTAGCAAACAACGCTTCCATTTCTGGAGCAGCTGGTGGCTGCCAAGCAGAAGTGGGCTCGGCAAGTGGAATGGCGGCAGCTGCGATTGTAGAACTGGCCGGCGGTACACCAAGTCAAGCCGCGGAAGCGATGGCAATCACACTGAAAAATATGCTTGGATTGGTTTGTGATCCAGTGGCAGGTTTGGTTGAAGTTCCTTGTGTGAAACGCAACGCAATGGGGGCATCCAACGCGATAACGGCAGCTGATATGGCACTTGCAGGCATTACGAGCCGCATTCCATGTGACGAGGTTATCGATGCCATGTATAAAATAGGATTGACCATGCCAGTTGCACTACGTGAAACGGCAGAAGGCGGCCTTGCTGCCACTCCGACTGGACGTAAATTGGCAAAGGAAATATTCGGTTCATATAAATAA
- the sdaAB gene encoding L-serine ammonia-lyase, iron-sulfur-dependent subunit beta, with product MKYRSAFDIIGPVMIGPSSSHTAGAARIGRVARTLFGKQPKKAIISLYGSFAKTYRGHGTDVAVVGGILDFDTDDERIPTSLTIAEEAGMEVTFTIEDTVMDHPNTVKIRLFDEDKEIELVGISIGGGTIEITELNTFKLKLSGENPAILVVHNDVFGIISSVSTVLANHEINIGHMEVSRKEKGQMALMVIEVDQKIKGDIMKEIEGLENVSQVIRMVE from the coding sequence ATGAAATACAGATCTGCATTCGATATAATCGGTCCCGTCATGATTGGACCTTCTAGTTCACATACAGCAGGAGCTGCCAGAATCGGCAGAGTAGCACGGACATTATTTGGAAAACAACCGAAGAAAGCCATCATTTCTTTGTATGGTTCTTTTGCAAAAACCTACCGGGGACATGGTACGGATGTAGCTGTCGTAGGCGGGATTTTGGATTTCGATACGGATGATGAACGAATTCCCACTTCGTTGACGATAGCGGAAGAAGCGGGTATGGAAGTTACCTTTACAATTGAGGATACGGTGATGGATCATCCTAATACAGTCAAAATCAGACTGTTCGACGAGGATAAAGAAATAGAGCTTGTTGGGATCTCCATTGGCGGGGGAACAATAGAAATAACGGAGTTGAATACGTTCAAGCTTAAATTGTCAGGTGAAAACCCAGCCATTTTAGTTGTACACAACGATGTGTTTGGAATTATATCTTCGGTTTCGACAGTATTGGCGAATCATGAAATTAACATTGGACATATGGAAGTTTCACGAAAAGAAAAAGGTCAAATGGCCCTTATGGTGATTGAAGTCGATCAGAAGATCAAGGGCGATATCATGAAAGAAATTGAGGGATTGGAAAACGTTTCGCAAGTCATAAGGATGGTTGAATGA
- a CDS encoding PTS sugar transporter subunit IIC, whose amino-acid sequence MEILKGTALLLLVLGLFSLFSFKAPKGMKAMGALANAAVAAFLVEAFQRYVGGDLFNIKFLGEVGDAAGSMGGVAAASLVALALGVSPVYALLLGVSCAGLGLLPGFFAGYLVAFLVKVIEKKVPAGLDLIVTIIIAAPLVRFIGENLTPLVNATLLNIGGIITETANSNPILMGIILGGVITVVATAPLSSMALTAMLGLTGLPMAIGALAVFGSSFMNFVLFDRLKFGDRSTTIAVAIEPLTQADVISANPIPVYATNFIGGAAAGVVVAMFGLVNNATGTATPIAGLAVMYGFNDPIKVTITAGICAVVGAAVGFLGSIVFKNYKIRTVSQIRVNEEQKAA is encoded by the coding sequence ATGGAAATTTTAAAAGGAACGGCCTTATTATTATTGGTACTTGGTTTATTTTCTTTATTCAGTTTTAAAGCCCCAAAAGGGATGAAAGCAATGGGTGCTCTTGCCAATGCAGCGGTTGCCGCTTTTCTCGTGGAAGCATTTCAGCGGTATGTCGGAGGGGATTTATTTAATATCAAATTCCTTGGAGAAGTAGGGGATGCGGCAGGTAGCATGGGAGGCGTTGCAGCGGCTTCACTTGTTGCATTAGCACTAGGGGTTTCCCCTGTATATGCTCTATTACTTGGTGTTTCATGTGCTGGTTTAGGTTTGCTGCCTGGATTTTTCGCAGGATATCTCGTTGCTTTCCTTGTGAAAGTGATCGAGAAAAAAGTCCCTGCTGGATTGGATTTAATCGTTACAATCATCATTGCAGCACCGCTCGTTCGGTTTATTGGTGAGAATTTAACGCCTTTGGTCAATGCAACGCTTTTGAATATCGGAGGAATCATTACGGAAACGGCAAACAGTAATCCAATCTTAATGGGGATCATTCTTGGGGGAGTCATCACCGTCGTCGCCACTGCACCATTAAGCTCGATGGCCTTGACAGCAATGCTTGGATTGACGGGACTTCCTATGGCAATCGGGGCCCTTGCCGTATTCGGATCATCTTTCATGAACTTTGTTTTGTTCGATCGCTTGAAATTTGGAGATAGAAGTACTACAATTGCGGTTGCGATAGAACCTTTGACACAAGCGGATGTCATATCTGCAAACCCGATTCCTGTGTATGCAACCAATTTCATTGGCGGAGCGGCTGCAGGTGTGGTCGTGGCCATGTTTGGCTTAGTGAATAATGCGACAGGGACGGCAACACCAATTGCAGGGTTGGCAGTTATGTACGGTTTCAATGACCCTATAAAGGTGACGATCACAGCTGGAATATGTGCAGTTGTGGGAGCAGCGGTTGGTTTCCTTGGCTCGATCGTGTTCAAGAATTATAAGATCAGGACCGTTTCACAAATAAGGGTGAATGAAGAGCAAAAAGCGGCATAA